The Salvelinus namaycush isolate Seneca chromosome 1, SaNama_1.0, whole genome shotgun sequence genome has a window encoding:
- the klf9 gene encoding Krueppel-like factor 9 — protein MSEVDLAAECLVSIANRRPPEDRCPDAKPKEDMSKENQENRTLLMVAMILLDLNKCNQITRSETCGGGSRCLGQSDANSMVNGSLCGHRVSGDTARAQHTSTEKQSRNKKAVIVHVSSEKRHCCPFSGCGKMYGKSSHLKAHLRVHTGERPFQCTWPDCTKRFSRSDELTRHYRTHTGEKRFTCPLCDKCFMRSDHLTKHARRHAGFHPSMLQGPTVRRSRSSASFSSCDSGDQSPTEV, from the exons ATGTCGGAGGTTGATCTCGCTGCTGAGTGTTTAGTCTCCATCGCTAACCGCCGGCCACCGGAGGACCGCTGTCCCGATGCCAAACCGAAAGAAGACATGTCGAAAGAGAACCAAGAAAACAGGACTTTGTTAATGGTGGCGATGATTTTGCTCGACCTGAACAAATGTAACCAGATAACACGCAGTGAGACATGTGGTGGGGGTAGTAGATGTCTGGGCCaaagtgatgccaacagcatGGTTAACGGATCCCTGTGTGGTCACAGGGTGAGCGGGGACACTGCAAGGGCGCAACATACCTCGACAGAAAAGCAGTCACGGAACAAGAAGGCTGTGATTGTGCATGTGTCCTCAGAGAAGAGACATTGTTGCCCGTTCAGCGGCTGTGGGAAGATGTATGGCAAGTCTTCCCACCTTAAAGCCCACCTTAGAGTGCACACTG GTGAGAGGCCATTCCAGTGTACCTGGCCAGACTGCACTAAGAGGTTTTCGCGTTCAGACGAGTTGACACGCCACTACCGAACACATACGGGGGAGAAGCGCTTCACCTGCCCGCTATGTGACAAGTGTTTCATGAGGAGTGATCATCTGACCAAACACGCCCGCCGCCACGCAGGCTTTCACCCCAGCATGCTTCAGGGCCCCACAGTCAGAAGAAGCCGCTCCTccgcctccttctcctcctgcgACTCTGGAGACCAGAGCCCTACTGAGGTGtga